A window of the Tiliqua scincoides isolate rTilSci1 chromosome 5, rTilSci1.hap2, whole genome shotgun sequence genome harbors these coding sequences:
- the LOC136651281 gene encoding leukocyte-associated immunoglobulin-like receptor 1, translating into MEFHLQKQTSSDFEMWRTEVAERDEVVFPFDNVAPSDAGIYRCIYCYKTYSCQAWSRYSERVNISIRGQIHPKSSTPVNAREKSYNDDFPVNSSTIIWAGAAAGSLVLILLLLLLAFVLYRKRKRGSTAHERTQPLPMKETNLPLKPESEGEAEDDPDGVSYAVLNHHSLKRQEAAKLESISESCVYASVANGRSRKGL; encoded by the exons ATGGAATTCCACCTGCAGAAACAAACATCTTCGGATTTTGAGATGTGGAGAACTGAGGTGGCAGAGCGTGATGAGGTTGTTTTTCCATTTGACAATGTTGCACCATCAGATGCCGGGATCTACCGCTGTATATATTGCTACAAAACATACAGTTGTCAAGCATGGTCACGTTACAGTGAAAGAGTCAATATCAGCATAAGAG GACAAATTCATCCCAAGTCTTCCACTCCAGTTAATGCAAGAGAGAAGAGCTACAATGACG ATTTCCCAGTCAATTCCAGTACAATCATAtgggcaggtgctgctgctggctcTCTCGTTCTGAttctcctgctgctgttgctggccTTCGTATTGTacagaaaaaggaaaaggg GCTCCACTGCTCATGAAAGAACCCAACCGCTGCCAATGAAAGAAACCAACCTG CCCCTAAAACCAGAGTCGGAAGGTGAGGCTGAAGATGACCCTGATGGAGTTTCCTATGCTGTATTAAAccaccattcactaaagaggcaagAGGCAGCGAAACTGGAGAGCATCTCCGAGTCCTGTGTCTACGCATCTGTGGCCAATGGCAGAAGTAGGAAGGGCCTATAG